A single genomic interval of Aegicerativicinus sediminis harbors:
- a CDS encoding MFS transporter → MKAESQKLSVLEKIGYGSGDAAVNVVISSMFLIITFFYTDVFGLRPRDMAVLFLLVRLIDAITDPLMGLITDKINTKYGRYRPYFLFLAVPFGLSVFLTFTTPDFDYTGKLIYAYVTYIFVTIMFTSVTIPYISLIGVLTSDPQERLSANGYRLFFAKVAAFLVSIVVPVLAEKLGKNDLSRGYQLAMGIMALLGTLLFIFCFYTTKERVEHKIDKKPLLEQFRLLFKNGQWTLLFGVCFTGTVGYVIRGSVAIFYAKYFLGGDATIQSTFLATGVTAAILAMPASTFITKRYCKVKLFKYSQLAVGVLSLIMYFVVKPGDIVLAYILYFILSFVVDLHAPVFWSAIAEAVDYGHAESGKRVSGLSFGGISFAQKAGMGIAGATVGYLLDFFGYIPDTTQTETALIGLALMLTIIPGIFHTLMGGMMFRYKITDSYYEKIKLKLNI, encoded by the coding sequence ATGAAAGCTGAAAGTCAAAAGTTAAGTGTCCTTGAGAAAATTGGTTACGGTTCGGGAGATGCAGCAGTAAATGTGGTGATTTCTTCCATGTTTCTCATTATTACATTTTTTTATACTGACGTATTTGGATTGAGACCTAGAGATATGGCGGTATTATTCTTACTTGTACGCCTGATTGATGCAATTACAGACCCTTTAATGGGCTTGATTACTGATAAAATCAATACCAAATATGGGCGCTATAGACCCTATTTTCTTTTCTTGGCTGTGCCATTTGGCCTATCAGTTTTTCTCACATTTACAACTCCAGATTTTGATTATACCGGCAAGCTCATTTATGCCTATGTTACGTACATTTTTGTAACGATTATGTTTACGTCAGTTACAATACCTTATATCTCTTTGATAGGAGTACTCACAAGCGATCCTCAGGAACGACTTTCGGCTAATGGGTACCGATTATTTTTCGCCAAAGTGGCCGCATTCTTAGTCTCTATTGTAGTTCCTGTTTTAGCTGAAAAACTAGGTAAGAATGACCTGTCTAGAGGCTATCAATTGGCTATGGGGATTATGGCATTACTCGGTACTTTACTGTTTATATTTTGTTTCTACACAACCAAAGAACGAGTTGAACACAAAATCGACAAAAAGCCATTATTGGAACAATTTAGATTGTTGTTTAAAAATGGACAATGGACTTTGCTGTTCGGTGTATGTTTTACTGGCACTGTTGGTTATGTGATACGAGGTTCGGTAGCCATTTTTTATGCAAAGTATTTTTTGGGAGGAGATGCAACTATACAATCTACATTTTTGGCAACGGGTGTAACTGCAGCCATTTTAGCTATGCCAGCATCAACTTTTATTACAAAACGGTATTGCAAGGTGAAACTATTTAAATATTCTCAGCTTGCCGTAGGTGTTTTAAGTTTGATTATGTATTTCGTAGTTAAACCTGGAGATATAGTTCTTGCATATATTCTCTACTTTATATTGTCATTTGTTGTCGATCTACATGCTCCTGTATTTTGGTCTGCCATTGCTGAGGCTGTAGATTATGGTCACGCTGAGTCAGGCAAACGTGTTTCTGGTCTTTCCTTTGGTGGAATCTCATTTGCACAAAAGGCAGGTATGGGAATTGCCGGAGCAACAGTTGGGTATTTATTGGACTTTTTCGGTTATATCCCAGACACTACGCAAACTGAAACAGCACTTATTGGTTTGGCATTAATGCTCACCATCATTCCCGGAATATTCCATACTTTAATGGGAGGGATGATGTTCCGATATAAAATCACGGATAGTTATTATGAAAAAATTAAACTGAAATTGAATATATGA
- a CDS encoding family 43 glycosylhydrolase, which yields MTANSDRNKPIILQRADPFIYKHSDGYYYFTGSVPTYDRIELRKAKTIEELQEAKTFDVWHKHDSGPMSQHIWAPEIHYLDGKWYIYFAASEVDDIWKLRPYVLECTGGNPLKDEWKELGQMQATEGDNKTFIDFSLDGTVFDHNGKRYFCWAEKTGGQFAASNLYLAEMESPIKLKTPQFMLTTPDYDWERVDFWVNEGPAVIKNQGKIYITFSASATGACYCMGLMEADEDCDLLDRNSWKKSRYPVLKSDYDKNIYGPGHNCFTVDKDGTPLCVYHARDYEKIVGDPLYDPNRHARIMEVKFDGSGKPLFEFY from the coding sequence ATGACGGCCAATTCAGATAGGAATAAACCAATTATCCTTCAAAGGGCAGATCCGTTTATTTATAAGCATTCAGATGGTTATTATTACTTTACGGGTTCTGTTCCTACCTATGATCGTATCGAATTAAGGAAAGCTAAAACTATTGAAGAATTGCAAGAGGCAAAAACTTTTGATGTTTGGCATAAACATGATTCAGGACCGATGAGCCAGCATATTTGGGCCCCCGAAATTCATTATTTAGATGGCAAGTGGTATATCTACTTTGCTGCTAGCGAAGTGGATGATATTTGGAAATTAAGACCTTATGTTTTAGAATGCACGGGTGGTAATCCTTTAAAAGATGAATGGAAAGAGTTAGGCCAAATGCAGGCAACAGAAGGAGATAACAAGACATTTATAGACTTTTCCCTAGACGGAACAGTGTTCGATCATAATGGAAAACGTTATTTCTGTTGGGCTGAAAAAACGGGGGGTCAATTTGCCGCTTCTAATTTGTATTTGGCGGAAATGGAGTCCCCAATTAAATTAAAAACACCCCAATTTATGCTTACTACTCCTGATTACGATTGGGAACGTGTAGATTTTTGGGTTAATGAAGGGCCAGCAGTAATTAAAAATCAAGGTAAAATTTACATTACCTTCTCTGCTAGTGCCACTGGGGCATGCTACTGTATGGGACTAATGGAAGCAGACGAGGATTGTGACCTATTGGATAGAAATTCTTGGAAGAAATCGAGATATCCTGTTTTAAAATCAGATTATGATAAAAATATTTATGGTCCTGGACATAACTGTTTTACTGTGGATAAAGATGGTACTCCTTTATGTGTGTATCATGCTCGAGATTATGAGAAAATTGTAGGTGATCCATTATACGATCCTAACAGACATGCAAGGATTATGGAAGTGAAATTTGACGGCTCAGGAAAACCTCTTTTTGAATTTTATTAA
- a CDS encoding alpha-L-arabinofuranosidase C-terminal domain-containing protein codes for MTYTILKYSLFTSFLVILLSILYGKESSEVYKNDPISPTKTRNLSLDLKETGVKIQPTMYGIFFEDINFAADGGLYAELVKNRSFEFTLPKMGWFEPNTNFYTLNSDSGSSSVIKYTGDKTNKNFLRITINDAGKYQLINEGYRGMGVINGESYRLTLMASKFSGSVSSIIVELITPENEVITKQTIPVDSDVWNNYETILTPEKTEAKAKLRMTFEGSGELDLDMISLFPVNTWQSRTNGLRKDIVELLDELNPGFLRFPGGCIVEGRILDRRYQWKKTIGPVGDREILVNRWNTEFAHRPAPDYYQSFGIGFFEYFQLAEDLGAEPLPILSCGMACQFNTGELVPIDELDPYVQDALDLIEFANGDVNSQWGKKRLEMGHPEPFNLKYIGVGNEQWGPDYIERYKVFEKAIKAKYPKIIIVSGSGPFSDGEFFDYGMKELKKLNAELIDEHYYKPPQWFLDNAARYDKYDRNGPKIFAGEYAAHPREAEDGPLENNWEGALAEAAFMTGLERNADVVHLTSYAPLMAHKDAFQWAPDLIWFDNLESYGTPNYYVQKLYANNPGTDLLRITENGTQLSGQDGLYGSAVKDVINNTIIIKLVNTSNQLQSLMIDSKGGRFKKEAEKIVLHHDDGKASNSFEKPENIAPISSKISLSGRKFNLDLEPKSFTIIKINI; via the coding sequence ATGACATACACAATTTTAAAATATTCATTATTTACCTCTTTTCTAGTAATTCTATTATCAATCCTTTATGGTAAAGAAAGTTCGGAGGTTTATAAGAACGATCCTATAAGTCCGACAAAAACAAGAAATTTATCGTTGGATTTAAAGGAAACAGGCGTTAAAATCCAACCAACCATGTATGGTATTTTCTTTGAGGATATCAATTTTGCTGCTGACGGGGGATTATATGCTGAACTTGTGAAAAACCGTTCTTTCGAGTTTACATTACCAAAAATGGGTTGGTTTGAACCCAATACAAATTTTTATACGTTAAACTCAGATTCAGGCAGTTCTTCAGTTATTAAATATACCGGTGATAAGACAAATAAAAATTTTCTAAGGATAACTATAAATGATGCTGGCAAGTATCAACTCATTAATGAGGGTTATCGAGGAATGGGTGTTATAAATGGTGAAAGCTATAGGTTGACTTTGATGGCATCAAAATTTTCTGGTTCAGTTTCTTCAATTATCGTTGAATTAATTACCCCTGAAAATGAGGTCATTACAAAACAAACAATTCCTGTGGATAGCGATGTGTGGAATAATTATGAAACGATTCTAACTCCAGAGAAAACAGAAGCAAAAGCGAAACTTAGAATGACTTTTGAAGGGTCTGGAGAATTAGATCTGGATATGATTTCACTGTTCCCTGTAAATACTTGGCAAAGTAGGACAAATGGTTTAAGGAAGGATATTGTTGAGCTATTAGATGAACTTAACCCAGGTTTCCTTAGATTTCCAGGGGGATGTATTGTTGAAGGACGCATCTTAGATAGACGTTATCAGTGGAAGAAAACCATTGGCCCAGTTGGAGATAGAGAAATTTTGGTGAATCGTTGGAATACGGAATTTGCCCATCGTCCAGCTCCCGATTATTACCAAAGTTTTGGTATAGGTTTTTTTGAATATTTTCAGTTGGCTGAAGACCTAGGAGCTGAACCTTTACCTATTTTAAGTTGTGGAATGGCTTGCCAATTTAATACAGGAGAATTAGTTCCAATCGATGAATTGGATCCTTATGTTCAAGATGCTTTAGATTTAATTGAATTCGCTAATGGTGATGTAAATTCCCAATGGGGCAAAAAGCGTTTGGAAATGGGGCATCCAGAACCCTTCAATCTAAAATATATCGGTGTTGGGAATGAACAGTGGGGCCCGGATTATATTGAGCGATACAAGGTCTTTGAAAAAGCAATAAAAGCTAAATATCCAAAAATTATTATTGTTTCGGGTAGTGGACCCTTTTCAGATGGAGAGTTTTTTGATTATGGAATGAAGGAGCTTAAAAAGTTGAATGCTGAACTTATAGATGAACATTATTATAAACCGCCACAATGGTTTTTAGATAATGCTGCCCGTTACGACAAATATGATAGAAATGGACCCAAGATTTTCGCCGGAGAGTATGCCGCACATCCTCGGGAAGCGGAGGATGGTCCACTTGAAAATAATTGGGAAGGTGCATTAGCCGAAGCCGCATTTATGACAGGTTTGGAACGTAATGCAGACGTAGTTCATTTAACGTCATATGCTCCTTTAATGGCACATAAGGACGCTTTTCAATGGGCCCCGGATTTAATTTGGTTCGACAATTTAGAATCTTATGGAACTCCGAATTACTATGTTCAAAAATTGTATGCTAATAATCCCGGGACAGATTTATTAAGAATTACTGAAAATGGCACCCAACTTAGTGGACAGGATGGTCTTTATGGGTCTGCTGTTAAAGATGTCATCAACAACACAATTATTATAAAATTAGTTAATACTTCCAATCAACTACAATCACTTATGATAGATTCGAAAGGGGGTAGGTTTAAAAAGGAGGCTGAGAAAATTGTTTTGCATCATGATGATGGCAAAGCTTCCAATTCATTTGAAAAACCTGAAAATATTGCCCCTATTTCAAGTAAAATTAGCTTGTCGGGAAGAAAGTTCAATCTAGATTTGGAACCTAAATCGTTTACAATTATCAAAATAAATATATAA
- a CDS encoding ribulokinase — translation MKSYVIGLDYGSDSVRAVLIDTQNGAELASSVHNYRRWQSQMYCDASKNQFRQHPLDHIEGLQNTVTAVLQTSGVDPKSVKGICIDTTGSSPMPVTEDGTALVFVEGFEENPNAMMVLWKDHTAIKEANEINELARSWGGEDFTKYEGGIYSSEWFWAKILHVIREDEEVKKGSYSWMEHCDYLTWILCDETSLDAFKRSRCAAGHKAMWHESWGGLPAKEFLNQLNPYLAELRDNLYETTFTSEEIAGKLNSEWADKLGLTTDTVIAVGTFDAHAGAVGAKIDEETLVRVMGTSTCDIMVSSKNNLGETTVKGICGQVDGSVIPNFIGLEAGQSAFGDVLAWFKNVLQWPIDNLILNSSILSDDQKEKLKAEAEQNFIRSLASQAEQIPMSEIIPIALDWVNGRRTPDANQELKSAISGISLGTKAPHLFKALVNSICFGSKMIVERFQEEGVKISSVIGIGGVARKSPFIMQTLANVLNMPIKVAESDQAPALGAAIYAAVAAGIHPNVIEASKIMGSDFEAEYFPQKDQVKVYEQFLEEYKRLGNFVESTTKG, via the coding sequence ATGAAATCTTATGTCATTGGGCTTGATTACGGGTCAGATTCCGTACGTGCCGTATTAATTGATACGCAAAACGGAGCGGAACTTGCTTCGAGTGTACATAATTATAGACGTTGGCAGTCACAAATGTATTGTGATGCTAGTAAAAATCAATTTAGGCAACACCCGCTAGATCATATAGAGGGTTTACAAAATACAGTTACAGCTGTTTTACAGACGAGTGGTGTAGATCCCAAATCTGTAAAAGGGATTTGTATAGATACTACAGGTTCATCTCCGATGCCCGTTACTGAAGATGGTACAGCTCTAGTATTTGTTGAAGGTTTTGAGGAGAATCCTAATGCTATGATGGTTTTGTGGAAGGACCATACTGCGATAAAGGAAGCCAATGAAATAAATGAATTAGCCAGATCATGGGGTGGAGAGGACTTCACAAAATATGAAGGCGGTATTTATTCCTCTGAATGGTTCTGGGCTAAAATTTTGCATGTCATACGTGAGGATGAAGAAGTTAAAAAAGGTTCCTATTCTTGGATGGAGCACTGCGATTACCTTACCTGGATTTTGTGCGATGAAACCAGTTTAGATGCTTTTAAAAGAAGTAGATGTGCTGCCGGGCATAAGGCCATGTGGCATGAAAGCTGGGGAGGTCTTCCCGCGAAGGAGTTTTTAAATCAATTAAATCCATATTTGGCTGAGCTTCGCGATAATCTTTATGAAACAACCTTTACATCGGAAGAAATTGCAGGTAAATTAAATTCAGAATGGGCAGATAAACTTGGATTAACTACCGATACGGTCATTGCGGTAGGAACCTTTGACGCCCATGCTGGAGCGGTCGGTGCAAAGATTGATGAGGAAACCCTTGTTAGGGTTATGGGTACTTCCACCTGTGATATTATGGTCTCCTCCAAAAACAATTTGGGAGAAACAACTGTTAAAGGTATTTGTGGACAAGTTGATGGATCAGTAATTCCTAATTTTATTGGATTGGAAGCTGGTCAGTCTGCTTTCGGTGATGTGTTAGCATGGTTTAAAAATGTACTTCAATGGCCAATTGATAATTTAATTTTGAATTCTTCCATCTTAAGTGATGACCAAAAGGAAAAATTAAAAGCTGAAGCAGAGCAGAATTTCATAAGGAGTTTGGCTTCCCAAGCCGAACAGATACCAATGTCTGAGATTATTCCCATTGCTTTAGATTGGGTAAATGGTCGAAGGACACCTGATGCAAACCAAGAATTAAAAAGTGCTATCAGCGGAATTTCTTTAGGTACTAAGGCACCTCATTTGTTTAAAGCTTTGGTTAATTCCATTTGTTTTGGATCTAAAATGATTGTGGAACGTTTTCAGGAAGAAGGAGTAAAAATTAGTTCAGTAATCGGTATTGGTGGTGTTGCAAGGAAATCACCATTCATAATGCAAACCCTTGCTAATGTCTTGAATATGCCTATTAAAGTTGCTGAATCCGATCAGGCGCCAGCTTTAGGTGCTGCAATTTATGCTGCAGTGGCAGCAGGTATTCATCCAAATGTTATTGAAGCAAGTAAAATAATGGGTAGTGATTTTGAAGCGGAATATTTTCCTCAAAAAGATCAGGTTAAAGTATATGAACAATTTTTGGAGGAATATAAAAGGCTTGGAAATTTTGTTGAATCCACCACTAAAGGTTAA